CGCACCGGCGAACCCGGCGTCGAAATCTCCGACCGCGGTGTCGGTGGGGAGACCGGCGTTGACCGTCTTCGGGATGTAGGTGTCGTCCTCGAACTCGCCGAAGTCGAACCGGCCCCGCCCGGCGCGGTATTCGACCTCGACCAGGTCGGCCGCGTCCCGGGCCTGCTCGAAGGTCTCGGCGACGACCAGTGCCACCGGCTCGCCGTAGAAGTGGACGTCCGGACCGGTCAACATCGGCTGCGCGCGCCAGTATTCGAAGGGAATGGACTCGTCGCGGGGGCCCTGCGCCGGGGCGTTGAGGTAGGTCATCACCAGCTGGACACCGGGCGCGCCTTCCGCGTTCTCGGTGTCGATCCGGGTGATGCGGCCCTTGCCGATCGTCGCGCCGACGATGAAGCCGTAGAGCGGCTGACCGGCCTCCCAGTGCTCGTAGGCGTAGGTGGCCCGGCCGGTTGCCTTCAGCGGGCCGTCGACGCGGTCCACAGCTTGCCCGATCATCCCGCCTCCTCAGCTCGCCCCGGCCGCTTGTGCCAGCGTGCGGCAGAGTGTGCGCTTGGCCAGCTCGATCTTGAAGTCGTTGTCGCCCCGCCCGACCGCGCCGCGCAGCGCCGCCTCGGCGGCGGCGTGATAGGTGTCCATCCTGGCCGGACGGTCGGTCAGCGCGTCCTCCGCCTCGACGGACCGCCACGGCTTGTGCGCCACACCGCCGAAGGCCACCCGCGCCTCCCGGATCGTTCCCTGGCCGGTCGAGACGATGGCCGCCACCGAGACCAGCGCGAACTCGTACGACGCCCGGTCGCGCACCTTGCGGTAGATCTGCCGGCCCGGCAGGGGCGGCGGCAGCAGCACGGCCGTGATCATCTCGTCGTCACCCAGTACGTTCTCGATGTGCGGCGTATCGCCCGGCAGCCGGTAGAAGTCCGTGATGGCGACGCGGCGCTCCGAACCGTCGGCCCGGAGCAGCTCGATCTCCGCGTCGAGCGCGGTCATCGCGACGGCCATGTCCGAGGGGTGGGTGGCGATGCAGGACTCGCTCGCGCCGAGGATCGCGTGAATCCGGTTGAACCCGCCGATCGCCGCGCACCCCGATCCGGGGTTGCGCTTGTTGCAGCCCGCGGCCGTGTCGTAGAAGTAGGGACAGCGCGTGCGCTGCACCAGATTGCCCCCGGTGGACGCCTTGTTGCGCAGCTGGCCCGAGGCGCCCGACACCAGTGCCTCGGACAGCACCGGGTAGCGGGTGCGCACGCGGGGATCGGCCGCCACATCGGAGTTCCGCGCCTGGGCGCCGATCCGCAGTCCACCGTCCGGCAACTCCTCGATGTCCCGCAGCGGAAGCCGGCTGATGTCCACCAGATGGCTGGGATACTCGATGTCGAGCTTCATCAGGTCGAGGAGATTGGTGCCGCCGCTGATGAACTTCGCGCCCGGCTGGGCCGCCGCGGCGACGGCGGCCCGGGTGTCCGTCGCCCGCTCGTAGGTGAAGGACTTCATATGGCGCCTCCCTCCGCGCTGTCGCGGATGGCCGCGACGATGTTCGGATAGGCGGCGCACCGGCAGATGTTGCCGCTCATCCGCTCGCGGATCTCGTCATCGGTCAAGGCGACCCGGGGCGAGGACACGTCGGTGGTGACATGGCTGGGCCAGCCGGCCCTCACCTCGGCGAGCATGCCGACGGCCGAACAGATCTGGCCGGGGGTGCAGTAGCCGCACTGGAAGCCGTCACGCTCGACGAAGGCCCGTTGCATGGGGTGCAGATGGTCGGGGTCGCCCAGGCCCTCGATCGTCATGATCTCGTCGTCCTCGTGCATCGCGGCGAGTGTCAGGCAGGAGAGGACGCGCCGACCGTTGATCAGCACCGTGCAGGCGCCGCACTGCCCGTGATCACACCCCTTCTTGGTCCCGCTCAGGCGCAGATGTTCGCGCAGCGCGTCGAGCAGCGAGGTCCGCGGATCCACCTCGAGCTGCCGCACCTGGTCGTTGATGTTCAGCTTGATCGCCGAGGGTGGGGCCGGCTCGACCTGGTCCCGCCGCATGGCGTGCGTATCCGAAGCGCTCATCACGGCCCGCCTTCCTCGCTAGGTGCAGGTGTCACCCCGGATGTGCGGCGCGACTGTTGGGCACGCTCCCTGCCTACAGGCTCTCCCAAGAAGGCGGACGCCGCACCGCGAGGATATTGGTGACGGTGTGTTCATCATCGATGACTGAATGTATGGCCGGTGGTGTCGGGTGCCGTCGCCACTCGCGCTCCGGCGACCGCAGGTGTAACAGGGGCGCCTCCCGGGCACCCGCGCCCGGAAAGGATCAAGCCTCTCAAGAGAGCGGGCCCGGTCCGGACACCTGGCCGGGACCGCGGAACGGAAGGCCATGAGCAGCGGTTTCATGGGTCCGGGTGACTTCGGTCCAGATCCGTTCGAGGAATTCATGGCGCGATTCCTCGGCGGCGGACCGCGCCCCGGCCTCCGCCATATCGACATCGGCCGCCTGATGAGCGACCCTGCCCGGCAACTCGTCGCCGACGCGGCCACCTACGCCGCCGAGCACGGCAGTGCCGATCTGGACACCAAGCATCTGCTGCGTGCGGCGCTTGCCACCGAGCCGACCCGGGGGCTGCTGGCGGGGGCGGGCGCCGACACCGACGCGCTGGCCGCGGAGATCGACCGGATGAGCGGCGAGGGGCCGCGGCGGACCCAGCTGTCCGTCACCCCCGCGGTCAAGCGCGCCCTGCTGGACGCACACGAACTGGCCCGTACGAACGGCGCCTCCTACATCGGCCCCGAGCATGTGCTCGGGGCGCTGGCCGCCAACCACGACTCCACGGCCGGCCGCATCCTCAACTCCCTGCCCTTCGACGCCGCGGCGGGCCGGGGCGGACCGCAGAGCGCACCGGGCCGGCCGTCGGTCAGCGGGACGGCCGGTCAGCAGTCCGGCCGACGGCAGGACACGCCCACCCTCGACAAGTTCAGCCGCGATCTGACCGACCTCGCCCACGCGGGGCGGATCGACCCGGTCATCGGCCGGGAGCAGGAGATCGAGCAGACCGTCGAGGTGCTGTCCCGCCGGGGCAAGAACAACCCCGTACTGATCGGCGACGCCGGTGTCGGCAAGACCGCCATCGTCGAAGGACTCGCCCAGCGCGTGGCGGAGGGAGACGTCCCCGACATCCTCCTGGGCCGCCGGGTGGTCGCCCTGGACATGTCCGCGGTCGTCGCCGGCACCCGTTACCGCGGCGACTTCGAGGAGCGGCTGAGCGGCATCATCGACGAGGTCCGCACCCACTCCGAGGAGCTCATCGTCTTCATCGACGAGCTGCACACCGTGGTCGGCGCGGGCTCGAGCGGCAGCGAGGGCGGGTCCATGGACGCGGGCAACATGCTCAAGCCCGCCCTGGCCCGTGGCGAACTCCATGTCATCGGCGCCACCACACTGGAGGAGTACCGCCGCCACATCGAGAAGGACGCGGCGCTGGCCCGGCGCTTCCAGCCCATCCTGGTCCCGGAGCCCTCCGTCGCCGACGCGGTGGAGATCCTGCGTGGCCTGCGCGACCGCTACGAGGCCCATCACCAGGTCCGCTTCACCGATGAGGCGCTGCTCGCCGCCGTGGAGCTGTCCGACCGCTACCTCACCGACCGGTTCCTGCCCGACAAGGCCATCGACCTGGTGGACCAGGCAGGCGCCCGGGTGCGGCTGCGCTCGCGTACCAAGGGCACCGACACCCGCAGCCTGGAGCGCGAGGTCGAGCAGCTGACCCGGGACAAGGACCAGGCGGTGGCCGCGGAGGAGTACGAGCGGGCCACCCAACTGCGCGACCGCATAGGCGAGTTGAACCGCCGGATCGAGGCCGACGGCGGCACCGAGCCCGACGACGGGCAGAGCCTCGAGGTCACCGCCGAGAACATCGCCGAGGTGGTCTCCCGCCAGACCGGGATCCCGGTCAGCAGCCTCACCCAGGAGGAGAAGGCCCGCCTGCTCGGCCTGGAGGAACACCTGTCCGAGCGGGTCATCGGGCAGGACGAGGCCGTGAGCGCCGTCGCCGAGGCGGTGCTGCGCTCCCGGGCCGGTCTCGCCGACCCCGGCCGCCCCATCGGCAGCTTCCTCTTCCTCGGCCCGACCGGCGTCGGCAAGACCGAACTCGCGCGGGCGCTGGCCGAGGCGCTGTTCGGCAGCGAGGACCTGATGGTCCGGCTGGACATGAGCGAGTACCAGGAGCGGCACACCGTCAGCCGGCTGGTCGGCGCCCCGCCCGGGTACGTCGGCCATGAGGAGGCCGGGCAGCTCACCGAGGCGGTGCGCCGCCGCCCCTACGCGCTGCTCCTGTTCGACGAGATCGAGAAGGCGCATCCGGACGTGTTCAACACCCTGCTCCAGGTGCTCGACGACGGCCGGCTCACCGACGCCCACGGCCGTACGGTGGACTTCCGCAACACGGTCGTCGTGATGACCAGCAACCTCGGCTCCGAGGCCATCGGCGGGCGTGGTGCACTCGGCTTCGGGACCGCGGACGCCGAGACGGACGAGCAGGCCCGGCGCGAGCGCGTCCTGCGACCGCTGCGCGAGCACTTCCGGCCCGAGTTCCTCAACCGCATCGACGAGATCGTGGTCTTCCGGCAGCTCACGGACGAGCATCTGCGCCAGATCACCGATCTGCTGCTGGAGGAGACCCGCCGTCGGCTGCACGCCCAGGACGTCACCGTGGAGTTCACCCCGGAGGCCGTCGACTGGATCGCGCGGCGGGGCCATGAACCGGCTTACGGTGCCCGGCCGCTGCGCCGCACCATCCAGCGGGAGGTGGACAACCGTCTGTCGCGACTGCTGCTGGACGCCGAGATCTCGTCCGGCGACCGGGCCCGGGTGGAGGTCGCGGACGGACGGCTGGTGTTCCACACCGACACCGCCTCGAACGCCGGGCAACCGTGACGCCCGCGGTGTGCCGCGAACGCCGGGCCGTGCCCGGCCGCTCCTCCGCCGTATGGGCTGTATGAGCTGTATGGGCCGTAAGGTGGGAAGGGTCCACCGGGGACGGCGCCCGAAACGGGGTGGCGGACCGGGGGAGCCGGCGCGCCGCGGGCGGAAAGGAGCGCATCGGACATGGACCAGCAGAACCCGCACCCTGACCGCACTCCCGGACCTGCCGGATCTCCCGGGCCTCCCGGAACTCCTGCGACACCCGGGCCTGCGACACCCGGATCTCCCGGACTTCGGCCGAGTGTGGGCGTGCCGCCGGGCGAGACCCCACCGGCCGAGGGCGGCCTCTCGGAAGCGGGCCCCCGCGAGACGTACAACCCCACGAAGGGCTGGTCGAAGGGCCCCACGATCGTCATTTGGCTCTTTGTGGCGTTGTTCGTGACCTTCTGCATCGCGTTCGCGATCGCCGTGCTGGGGTGACCTGGGGCGAGCCCTTGGGTGACCTGGGGCGAGCCGGGGTGAATGCCACCGGCCGCCCCCGTCGCGGTATGCCACGGCCCCCGAGGGCCAAGCCCTCGGGGGCCGTCGGAGATCTTTCGATCAGCTAGGAGATGTTTCCATCAGCGGATCAGCTGCCGAAGCGGGTCTTCAGGAGCTGCTTGCCCAGCTCGGCTCCCTTGCGGCTGTCCGCCTGGGCCTTGCGGAACAGCTCCGCGACCTCGGTGTCCTTGTCCCGTTCCGCGTCCTGGATGTAGGTCTCCATGCGCAGCGCGTTGCTCAGGCATGCCTCGACGTACCAGACGAGGTTGTAGTCCTTGTCCTTCGTGCCGGTGGCCTCGCCGGTCTCGGCGGTGTGGGTCATGGTGTCTCTCTCCTTTCCACTGACTGGGGGCCGAGTGCCCCTGACGGCCTGGGTGATGCATGGATCGGCCGCCCTCGCGCCGCTGATCGCGGGTGATGTTCGCTTTTCGAAGTGGCTGGGAACAAGGGGGTGGACGCGAAGGAGGCCACGCTGATGCACGACGACCACGAAGCGCCGGGAAACGGCGGCCGTGAGGCTCGGTCCGGCCGTGTGGAGACCCGCGAGGAGCGGGCCGACCGCAAGTGGGCCGAGTTGCTCCAAGAGGTGAGGGTGACGCAGACGGGCGTGCAGATTCTGTTCGCGTTCCTGCTCACGGTCGCCTTCACCCCGCGCTTCCACGACCTGGGCCAGGTGGACCGGGCCATCTACGTCGTGACCGTCCTTCTGGGGGCGGCGGCCACCGGCGCGTTGATCGCACCCGTCTCCTTGCACCGCATCGTCACCGGACGCCGGCTGAAGCCGGAAACGGTGGACTGGGCCTCCCGTTTCACCGTGGCCGGGCTGGTGCTGTTGCTGTGCACAGTGGCGTCGGCGCTGCTGCTCATCCTGCGTGTCGTCGTGGCCGATGTCACCGCGTTCTGGCTGGCGGCCGCGGCCCTGCTCTGGTTCGTGATCTGCTGGTTCGTACCCGCGGCGTGGCTTTTCCACCGCTCGCGCAAGCAGCGCTGAGCAACGGTTTTCTCCGCAGGTGGAGGGGGACTCGTCCGCCATGGATCACACGCAGGCTCCGATTCTGGAGGCCCTGGCTCGCTACCACGAGCGTGGGGCCCTTCCGTTCACTCCGCCCGGGCACAAGCAGGGCAGGGGCGCCGACCCGGAGGTCGTCAAGGTCCTGGGGGACGAGGTGTTCCGCGCCGACCTCCTGGCCTTCGGTGGCCTTGACGACCGGCTGGGGTCAGGTCGTGTGCTGGAGCGCGCGGAGGAGCTGATGGCGGATGCGGTGCGCGCCGAGCACACCTTCTTCTCGACCTGCGGCAGCTCGCTCTCCGTCAAGGCGGCGATGCTGGCGGTGGCCGGCCCCCACGAGACGCTGCTGGTGGGCCGGGACGCGCATAAATCGGTGGCCTCCGGCCTGATCATCTCCGGTGTCCGGCCGATCTGGGTGGACCCCGAATGGGACGGTGCCCGCCATATAGCGCATCCGCCGTCGGCCGCGTCCTTCGAGCGGGCATTCGACGAGCACCCGGAGGCCAGGGGCGCCCTGGTGACCAGCCCCACTCCGTACGGATCCTGCGCCGACCTGGAGGGGATCGCCGAGGTCTGCCATCGGCGTGGCCGCCCGCTGATCGTCGACGAGGCGTGGGGAGCGCATCTGCCGTTCTGCTCCCAGCTGCCGAGCTGGGCCATGGACGCGGGTGCCGATGTCTGCGTGACCAGCATCCACAAGATGGGCAGCGGTCTGGAGCAGGGCTCGGTGTTCCACCTCCAGGGCGACCTGATCGAGCCGGCCGTCCTGAAGTCCCGCGCCGATCTGCTCGGCACCACGAGTCCGTCCGTCCTCCTCTACGCGGGAATGGACGGGTGGCGTCGGCAGATGGTGCTGCACGGCGAGAAACTGCTCGGCGCGGCGCTGCGCCGGGCACATGCGGTGCGCGACGAGATCGCGGCCATCGACGGACTGCATGTGGACGGGCCCGCGGACTACGTGGGCCCGGGTCTGGGCAGTGACTTCGATCCGTTTCCGGTCGTCATCGACCTCACCGGACTCGGGGTGAGTGGCTACCGGGCGGCCGACTGGCTCCGGGGACAGCACGACGTCAACGCCCATCTGGCCGACCACCGGCGGATCAGCACCCAGCTCACCCACGCCGACGACCCCTCGACGACCGGTGCGCTGCTGACGGCGCTGCGCGAACTGGCCGGCCACGCGGAGGATCTGCGGCCCGCTCCCGAGGTGGCCGTACCGACGCCGGACGAGTTGCGGATGGAGCAGTCCTGTCTGCCGCGGGACGCCTACTTCGGCGCGGTGGAGGACGTGCCCGTGGCCCGTGCGTCCGGACGGGTGGCGGCCGAGATGATCACTCCCTATCCGCCGGGTATACCGGCCGTGCTGCCCGGCGAGGTGCTGACCCAGCCGGTCCTGGACTATCTGCGCTCCGGGCTGAAGGCCGGGATGAACCTCCCCGACGCGGCCGACGCCGGGCTGGACACCATCCGGGTCCTGGTCGAAGGGACCGGAGCCGACTGACACCCGGGCGCCGAGCCGACTGACACCCGGGCGCCGAGCCGACCGACGCCCGGGCGCCGACCGATGTACGGGCACAGGTCAGCTCGAGGTGGGGTCGACCAGGACGTAGTCGGAGGGGAGCGGCTGGTCCCCGAGGTGAGCGCGGAGGATCTCCTCGACACCGGCGGCGATGCGCTTCTGCGCCTCGATCGTCATGCCCGAGCAGTGGATGGTCATCGCATGCCGGGGCATGGTCCGCCACGGGTGGTCGGCCGGGGCGGGCTCGGGATACCACGTGTCGCCCGCGTACCCGGCCAGGTGGCCGCTCTCCAGCGCCGCCACCAGGGCGTCGGTGTCCACGGTCGCGCCACGGGCGGTGTTCACCAGCCAGCTGCCGGGTTTCATGGCGTTCAGCCGCTCACGGTCGAAGAGCGCCTTGCTGCCCGCCATCAGCGGCAGCGCCAGGCAGATCACATCGGACTCGGCGACGAGGGCGTCCAGCCGCGCGTACGTGACGCCCAGTGTGGTCTCCTCGGCTGGGGAGCGCCGGTGGTTGGCGTAGTACAGCATCCGTACGTCGAACCCCTTGAGGCGCAGCGCGGTACGGGCGCCGATCGCGCCGAGTCCGACCAGCCCGACGGTCTTGCCCTCCAGGTCGTGTGCGTCGCGGGAGACCTCCGCCACGTCCCAGCGGCCCGCCACGGCCTGCTGGTACCCGGGGATCAGATTGCGCACCAGGGCGAGGATCTGCATCACGTTGTGCTCGGCCACACTGACCACGTTGCTCTCGGTCACCTCGGTGACCCGGATGCCGTGCCGCCCGGCCGCCTCCATGTCGATGTGGTCGGAACCGACACCGGCGGTGATGACCAGCTTGAGCTTCCTGGCCCGCTCCATGCGCTTCTCATCGAGGTAGAGGGGCCAGAAGGGCGTGGTGATGAGCACCTCGGCGTCGGCGAGCTGGGCGTCGGCCTCCTCGCCGGTGTCGGAGGTACCGACGATCTCGTGCCCCTGTTCCGCCAGGAAGGGGCGCAGGCCCAGGACGTTCTCCGCCGTGGCGAGCACCTCCGGGTGTTCTTCCTCCGCCCGTTCTCCCGGGTACAGCACTGCGAGGATCTTCATCAGCGACGGCCTGCGCATAGTGGGCGCACGCTCACCGGACGACTTCCCCGGCGCCCGGCGACATCAATGGATCAGTGCGAAGTACCCGTGAAATCCCATGGCAACCGGGTCCGCGACCATGGGGCACCCACCGAGGCGAGGCGTGGGCCGAGTGGGTGGCATGGTCCGGTGGCGTCGTCCACGCCGCGATTGCGGCAGGTGGTATGGGGAACCCGGCCCACGAAGGCGAAGCCGAGGCCCACCACGACAGCGGCGGACGGAGCAGAACGAACGGTGAGCGAAACGCATCCCGCGACGACGACCCGGCCGATGCCCCTGCCCACGGCACGGGGAGAGGTGTCCGGCGCGCTCGTCGACGCCCTCGTACGCGAGCCCGGCGGGGCGACGCTGCCCGACGGCCGGTCGCTCCGGGAAGCCGATCCGTACGGCGACGATCCGCAGCTCGCGCTCTACATGTGTTACGAACTCCACTACCAGGGCTTCTCCGGTGTGGACGACGCATGGGAGTGGGACCCTGAGCTGCTCCGGATGCGGCAGGCGCTCGAGCGGCGCTTCCTGGACGCGCTGCGCTCCGACGCCACCACGCACGACGCCCCGGACGCCGCCGTGTCCGGGCTGCTGGTGGAGCCCGCCGATGGCACGGGCGTGTCGCACTTCCTCCGGGACGAGGGCGAGCTGTGGCAGCTGCGTGAGTACATCGCGCATCGGTCGCTCTACCAGCTCAAGGAGGCCGACCCGCATGTATGGGTCCTGCCACGGCTGCGGGGCCGGGCCAAGGCGGCGATGGCGGCCGTGGAGTACGACGAGTTCGGGGCCGGGCACGGGGACCGGGTGCACGCGGAGCTGTTCGCCGATCTGATGGCCGATCTGGGTCTGGACCCGGCGTACAACCACTATCTGGACGCCACGTCGGCGTGGATGCTGGCGGTGGTCAACATGATGTCGCTGCTGGGCCTGCACAGAGCGCTGCGCGGCGCCCTGGTGGGGCACTTCGCCACCGTCGAGATCACCTCCTCGCCCGCCTCCGACCGGCTGGCCCAGGCACTGCGACGGCTGGGCGCGGGCGAGGCGGCGGTGTTCTTCTACACCGAGCACGTGGAGGCCGACGCCGTACACGAGCAGGTCGTACGCCATGGCGTGATCGACGACCTCCTGAAGCGCGAACCCGGGCTCGCCGCGGACGTGGCGTTCGGTGTCGATGCCACCGTGTTCCTGGAAGACCGCTTCGCCGATGAGGTTCTGGACACCTGGCGGAAGGGCCGGTCCTCACTCCGCGTCCCGCTGTGATCCCGGCCGCCCCACCTCCTCGGACTTGGCCGGATCCGAGGCCCGCCGCCCCGAAGACCAGCAGCCCCACGACGAGGGTGCGCCCTCGTTCTTCCATCGGTGGAGCGGTGACCGCAACGAGGTAGGCTGCGGGCTCGTGAGCGCGAAGCCGGACGGGAACACGGGAACGGACGCGGACCGGGGTGAAGAGGGCCGTGGACCTCGCTCTCGACCGGGAGCCGTCATGACCGCCCCTGCCACGACGCTGATCGAGGCGGCCCGGCGCCTCGCCCGTGAGGTGCTGGCGCCCGGCGCCGAGGCCGCCGACCGCGAGGGCGTCTCCCCGGCCGCGATCGCCGAGGTCAAGAGGTCCGGGGTGCTCGGGGTGAGTGGCCCGGCGGCGTACGGCGGGACGCGGGCGCCGGACGCGGTGGCCCGCGAGATCGCCGAAATCCTCGCGGGGGCGTGCTGCTCCACCTACTTCGTCCAGGCCCAGCACCACAGCCCGGTCAGGATGCTCGCCGCCTCCGGCTCACCGGCGCGCGAGCGGCTGCTGCGGCCGCTGTGCGACGGCACGCTGCTGTCCGGTATCGCCTTCTCGCATCTGCGGGCCTTCCCCCGCACACCGGTGCGGGTCACCCGGGTCCCGGGTGGCAGGCGCTTCGACGGTCGGGTGCCGTGGTACACCGGCTGGGGCCTGAACGATGTGATGCTGCTCGCCGGGGTCACCGACGACGGCGAGGCGCTGTTCGCCTTCGCGGACGCCCGTGAGCAGCCCGGGCTGCGGCCCACGCCGCCGCTCGAGCTCGCCGCGCTGACCGGCACCCGCACGGTCGGCCTGGAGCTGGACGGCCTGGTGGTGCCCGAGGAGGCGGTGGTCTGGAGCCGTCCCTACGAGGAGTGGGCGGTCGCGGACCGGCCGAAGAACACCAACCCCAACCCCGCCGTGTTCGGCGTGGCCGGCGCGGCCCTGGAGCTGCTGGAGGCCGCCGGGGACGCGGAGGCGAAGGAGACGGCGCAGGTGCTGGGCGAGCGGCTGCGCGAGGTGCGCCGGGAGGCGTACGCGCTGGTGGACGAGGTTCCCCCGGGCGAGCGCCTGGCGGACCGGCTCGCGGTGAAGACCCGGGCCTACGCCGTGCTGCGCGCCGCCACCACCGCGGCGATCGTGGCGGGCGGCGGCAGGGCCTTCGGCCTCGGCAGCCCCGCCCAGCGGCTGGCCCGGGAGGGCCTGTTCCTGGTGGTGCAGGGTCAGACCGCGGATGTCCGCAGCGCGCATCTGCGGGCGCTGCGCGGCTGACCCGCCCGCCTACTCCAGGCCGGAGGCGCCGAGGATGCCCCGGGTGGCCGTGTCGTCGAGATCCCGGCCGAGCAGCCGCAGGATCTCCGTACCGTGCCGCAACGTGCCCGCCTCGAGGGAGCGCCGGGCACCGGTGTCCAGCTCGTGCCACAGCAGCGGATCCGCGATCAGGACGCCCAGGTCGAGCGTCACCCGGTGGCCGTAGGCGTCGCACAGGCGCAGACGAGTGGCGATCCGGCCGTCCCGCCACACCCCGGCCAGGGCGTCGGTGCGCACCCGGCGGACGCGTACGGGCCCCCGTACCGTCAGCCGGCCGCCGCCCGCCGTCACCCGCGGTGGCCGCAGCACGGCGAACACCGCCACCGCGAGCAGGGCCCACAGATCGGCCCGCGCCACGGTGAGCCCGCCCGAGGCCCAGTCGAGCACCGTCGTCGCTCCGGCGAACGCCAGCGCGAGCCACACCGCCCACCGCGCGTCCGCACGCCGACGGCGGCCACCGGGCGTCCGGGCGGGCCGGTCCATCAGCCCTTCCATACGGGCACGCTAGGCCGGGCGCAGGGCGAAAGGAGCGCACCCTGACGCTCCTCTTACGCCGCTCTCGCCACCTTTGACGGAGTTCTTGCGCCCGGCCGCCGTGTCTTACGCCGCGAGCTCCTTGCGGATGCGGTTCAGCATGAAGGCGGAGGACTCCCGCGCCCGTTCCTCCCAGGCGAAGACGCAGGAAGTGGCGACACCGTCGAAGTTCAGCTCGCGGAGGGTGCCGAAGAAGGTGTCCCAGTCGACCTCGCCCTGGCCGATGTCCAGGTGCTGATGGATACGGGCCGGGGTCCGGGGCGGGTTGAGGATGTAGCGCAGCCCGGAGGAGCCCTTGTGGTTGAAGGAGTCCGCGATGTGCACATGCTGGAGCTTGTCGCCCGCGTAAGCCATCATCGCCGCGATGTCCGCCGTCGGTTCGGCGCCGGAGAGGTGGAAGGTGTGCGGAGCGCAGTAGAGGTAGTTCACCCACGGCTTGTTGATGGCGCGGACCAGGTCGACCGCGGGGGTGTTCTCCTCGCAGAAGTCGTCCGGGTGGGCCTCCAGGTTGAGGGCGATGCCCTCGCGTTCGAAGAGCGGCAGCAGCTCCTCCAGCGAGCGCCAGAAGGCGGCCTCGCTCTCGGCGGCGCGCTCGGGGCGGCCGTTGAACTCCGAGTTCATCAGCGGACACTCGAGGTCGGCGGTGATCTCGATCATCCGCTTCCAGTAACGGACGGCGGTCTGCCGCTCGGTCTCGTCGGGCGAGGACCACGTGTACAGCGGCAGCACGGAGGAGAGCTGGACACCGTGCGTGCGCAGGGCCCGCTTCAGCTCCGCGACGCGCTCGTCGTCCGCCCTCGGGTGGAGGAAGAACGGCATGAAGTCGTCGCGCGGGGACAGCTCGATGTATTCGTAGCCGAGTTCGGCGACCGTGCGCACCATCTCGTCGAGCGGCAGCGCGCGGAGCATATAGGGGTCGAGGGCGATCTTCACGAGGTGGCTCCGTAGCATGCGGGTCGGGGCTTCATGTCGACGGTGATCATCTGGCCGCCCGACTCCAGGGACTCGACGGCGGCATCGGTGATGACGGTGGCGGCGTAGCCGTCCCAGGACGACGGGCCGGTGGGTTCGGCGCCCGCCGCGACCGAGGCGATCCACTCGCGGAACCCCGACGTGGACGCCGTCCCGACGGCCGCCGGGTCCGGCAGCCTGACCAGGCCGGCACGTCCTTCGCCGCAGCCGGCCAGGTGCTCACGGGTGCTGACGGCGATGGGCAGTCGTATGTCGTACTC
This genomic interval from Streptomyces asiaticus contains the following:
- a CDS encoding sugar phosphate isomerase/epimerase family protein — encoded protein: MKIALDPYMLRALPLDEMVRTVAELGYEYIELSPRDDFMPFFLHPRADDERVAELKRALRTHGVQLSSVLPLYTWSSPDETERQTAVRYWKRMIEITADLECPLMNSEFNGRPERAAESEAAFWRSLEELLPLFEREGIALNLEAHPDDFCEENTPAVDLVRAINKPWVNYLYCAPHTFHLSGAEPTADIAAMMAYAGDKLQHVHIADSFNHKGSSGLRYILNPPRTPARIHQHLDIGQGEVDWDTFFGTLRELNFDGVATSCVFAWEERARESSAFMLNRIRKELAA
- a CDS encoding acyl-CoA dehydrogenase family protein; the protein is MTAPATTLIEAARRLAREVLAPGAEAADREGVSPAAIAEVKRSGVLGVSGPAAYGGTRAPDAVAREIAEILAGACCSTYFVQAQHHSPVRMLAASGSPARERLLRPLCDGTLLSGIAFSHLRAFPRTPVRVTRVPGGRRFDGRVPWYTGWGLNDVMLLAGVTDDGEALFAFADAREQPGLRPTPPLELAALTGTRTVGLELDGLVVPEEAVVWSRPYEEWAVADRPKNTNPNPAVFGVAGAALELLEAAGDAEAKETAQVLGERLREVRREAYALVDEVPPGERLADRLAVKTRAYAVLRAATTAAIVAGGGRAFGLGSPAQRLAREGLFLVVQGQTADVRSAHLRALRG
- a CDS encoding iron-containing redox enzyme family protein yields the protein MPLPTARGEVSGALVDALVREPGGATLPDGRSLREADPYGDDPQLALYMCYELHYQGFSGVDDAWEWDPELLRMRQALERRFLDALRSDATTHDAPDAAVSGLLVEPADGTGVSHFLRDEGELWQLREYIAHRSLYQLKEADPHVWVLPRLRGRAKAAMAAVEYDEFGAGHGDRVHAELFADLMADLGLDPAYNHYLDATSAWMLAVVNMMSLLGLHRALRGALVGHFATVEITSSPASDRLAQALRRLGAGEAAVFFYTEHVEADAVHEQVVRHGVIDDLLKREPGLAADVAFGVDATVFLEDRFADEVLDTWRKGRSSLRVPL
- a CDS encoding NAD-dependent formate dehydrogenase produces the protein MKILAVLYPGERAEEEHPEVLATAENVLGLRPFLAEQGHEIVGTSDTGEEADAQLADAEVLITTPFWPLYLDEKRMERARKLKLVITAGVGSDHIDMEAAGRHGIRVTEVTESNVVSVAEHNVMQILALVRNLIPGYQQAVAGRWDVAEVSRDAHDLEGKTVGLVGLGAIGARTALRLKGFDVRMLYYANHRRSPAEETTLGVTYARLDALVAESDVICLALPLMAGSKALFDRERLNAMKPGSWLVNTARGATVDTDALVAALESGHLAGYAGDTWYPEPAPADHPWRTMPRHAMTIHCSGMTIEAQKRIAAGVEEILRAHLGDQPLPSDYVLVDPTSS